The proteins below are encoded in one region of Salmo salar chromosome ssa02, Ssal_v3.1, whole genome shotgun sequence:
- the LOC106591760 gene encoding protrudin isoform X4, translating to MKPGVGACQDPCQGGPGVGDRGDDTLVPLPPKDTPGSPTGSPSELGSPGPRQVATFDLLKMVVSYKRMALFLEPLTDTLELARYLLGWRMPLCSLLVCLLLNILFLTLSEVGWFSVCVLGVSAPAALGYLQDRCGGGASEAEQQKRRCHAVHRKDLQNVQLTRQDAMLEVKDLLKQLDDLLSHACLSAESVYNLLYWESHSESSRFYGGLLAVLMLLYSVPVGWVLACLTTALFLWNRDFCRVVLDLREVVHSGQNPSSEGEMDHTEPNHGSLDRTPTATSLEDLSPGSVEEAEEAEPDDEFKDAIEEDDDVTSDLDTISITSDNGLLSRNEPIRSKVSKLTEKLRKRYPTNNTGNCSSCSAVFSVVKRRRSCSNCGNSFCSRCCSYKVLKACMGVTAPDAQRETVFVCAVCNSTLSK from the exons ATGAAGCCTGGAGTAGGGGCATGTCAGGACCCCTGTCAGGGTGGTCCGGGGGTGGGTGACAGGGGGGATGACACCCTGGTGCCTCTGCCCCCTAAAGACACCCCCGGCTCCCCCACGGGGTCACCCTCAGAGTTGGGAAGCCCCGGCCCCCGCCAGGTCGCGACCTTTGACCTGCTCAAGATGGTAGTGTCTTACAAGAGGATGGCCCTGTTTCTGGAGCCGCTCACTGACACATTGGAACTGGCCCGCTACCTACTGGG GTGGAGGATGCCTCTGTGCTCACTACTGGTCTGTCTACTGCTCAACATCCTCTTCCTCACTCTGAGTGAAG TGGGgtggttctctgtgtgtgttctgggggTGTCTGCCCCGGCTGCCCTGGGTTACCTGCAGGACAGGTGTGGGGGCGGGGCGTCGGAGGCGGAGCAACAGAAGAGGCGGTGCCACGCGGTGCATCGTAAGGACCTGCAGAACGTTCAGCTCACCAGACAGGATGCCATGCTGGAAGTCAAGGACCT GTTAAAGCAGCTAGATGACCTGTTGTCtcatgcctgcctgtctgctgaGTCTGTCTACAATCTCCTGTACTGGGAGAGCCACTCTGAGTCCTCTAG gtTCTATGGTGGCCTGTTAGCTGTGTTGATGCTGCTGTATTCTGTTCCTGTGGGCTGGGTGCTGGCATGTCTCACTACTGCCCTCTTCCTGTGGAACAGAGACTTCTGCAGGG ttgtgttggaCCTAAGGGAGGTGGTCCATTCTGGCCAGAACCCATcctcagaaggagagatggaccACACAGAACCGAACCACGGCAGCCTGGACAGGACTCCCACTGCTACCAGCttggag gacCTGTCCCCGGGCAGcgtagaggaggctgaggaggcaGAGCCTGATGATGAGTTCAAAGATGCCATCGAG GAGGATGATGACGTTACTTCAGATTTGGACACCATCTCCATCACCTCAGACAACGGTCTGCTGAGCCGCAATGAGCCAATCCGCAGTAAGGTGTCCAAACTGACGGAGAAGCTACGAAAACGCTACCCCACCAACAACACAG GTAACTGTTCTAGCTGCAGTGCAGTCTTCTCAGTGGTGAAGAGAAGG cggagctgtagtaactgtggCAACAGCTTCTGCTCCAGATGCTGCTCATACAAGGTCCTCAAGGCCTGCATGGGTGTCACAG CTCCAGAtgcccagagagagacagtgtttgTTTGTGCTGTCTGCAACTCCACCCTCAGCAAGTGA
- the LOC106591760 gene encoding protrudin isoform X3, which translates to MKPGVGACQDPCQGGPGVGDRGDDTLVPLPPKDTPGSPTGSPSELGSPGPRQVATFDLLKMVVSYKRMALFLEPLTDTLELARYLLGWRMPLCSLLVCLLLNILFLTLSEVGWFSVCVLGVSAPAALGYLQDRCGGGASEAEQQKRRCHAVHRKDLQNVQLTRQDAMLEVKDLLKQLDDLLSHACLSAESVYNLLYWESHSESSRFYGGLLAVLMLLYSVPVGWVLACLTTALFLWNRDFCRVVLDLREVVHSGQNPSSEGEMDHTEPNHGSLDRTPTATSLEDLSPGSVEEAEEAEPDDEFKDAIELTQEPLISLQEDDDVTSDLDTISITSDNGLLSRNEPIRSKVSKLTEKLRKRYPTNNTGNCSSCSAVFSVVKRRRSCSNCGNSFCSRCCSYKVLKACMGVTAPDAQRETVFVCAVCNSTLSK; encoded by the exons ATGAAGCCTGGAGTAGGGGCATGTCAGGACCCCTGTCAGGGTGGTCCGGGGGTGGGTGACAGGGGGGATGACACCCTGGTGCCTCTGCCCCCTAAAGACACCCCCGGCTCCCCCACGGGGTCACCCTCAGAGTTGGGAAGCCCCGGCCCCCGCCAGGTCGCGACCTTTGACCTGCTCAAGATGGTAGTGTCTTACAAGAGGATGGCCCTGTTTCTGGAGCCGCTCACTGACACATTGGAACTGGCCCGCTACCTACTGGG GTGGAGGATGCCTCTGTGCTCACTACTGGTCTGTCTACTGCTCAACATCCTCTTCCTCACTCTGAGTGAAG TGGGgtggttctctgtgtgtgttctgggggTGTCTGCCCCGGCTGCCCTGGGTTACCTGCAGGACAGGTGTGGGGGCGGGGCGTCGGAGGCGGAGCAACAGAAGAGGCGGTGCCACGCGGTGCATCGTAAGGACCTGCAGAACGTTCAGCTCACCAGACAGGATGCCATGCTGGAAGTCAAGGACCT GTTAAAGCAGCTAGATGACCTGTTGTCtcatgcctgcctgtctgctgaGTCTGTCTACAATCTCCTGTACTGGGAGAGCCACTCTGAGTCCTCTAG gtTCTATGGTGGCCTGTTAGCTGTGTTGATGCTGCTGTATTCTGTTCCTGTGGGCTGGGTGCTGGCATGTCTCACTACTGCCCTCTTCCTGTGGAACAGAGACTTCTGCAGGG ttgtgttggaCCTAAGGGAGGTGGTCCATTCTGGCCAGAACCCATcctcagaaggagagatggaccACACAGAACCGAACCACGGCAGCCTGGACAGGACTCCCACTGCTACCAGCttggag gacCTGTCCCCGGGCAGcgtagaggaggctgaggaggcaGAGCCTGATGATGAGTTCAAAGATGCCATCGAG tTGACTCAGGAGCCCCTTATCTCCCTGCAG GAGGATGATGACGTTACTTCAGATTTGGACACCATCTCCATCACCTCAGACAACGGTCTGCTGAGCCGCAATGAGCCAATCCGCAGTAAGGTGTCCAAACTGACGGAGAAGCTACGAAAACGCTACCCCACCAACAACACAG GTAACTGTTCTAGCTGCAGTGCAGTCTTCTCAGTGGTGAAGAGAAGG cggagctgtagtaactgtggCAACAGCTTCTGCTCCAGATGCTGCTCATACAAGGTCCTCAAGGCCTGCATGGGTGTCACAG CTCCAGAtgcccagagagagacagtgtttgTTTGTGCTGTCTGCAACTCCACCCTCAGCAAGTGA
- the LOC106591760 gene encoding protrudin isoform X2, whose translation MKPGVGACQDPCQGGPGVGDRGDDTLVPLPPKDTPGSPTGSPSELGSPGPRQVATFDLLKMVVSYKRMALFLEPLTDTLELARYLLGWRMPLCSLLVCLLLNILFLTLSEVGWFSVCVLGVSAPAALGYLQDRCGGGASEAEQQKRRCHAVHRKDLQNVQLTRQDAMLEVKDLLKQLDDLLSHACLSAESVYNLLYWESHSESSRFYGGLLAVLMLLYSVPVGWVLACLTTALFLWNRDFCRVVLDLREVVHSGQNPSSEGEMDHTEPNHGSLDRTPTATSLEDLSPGSVEEAEEAEPDDEFKDAIELTQEPLISLQTPLALVEDDDVTSDLDTISITSDNGLLSRNEPIRSKVSKLTEKLRKRYPTNNTGNCSSCSAVFSVVKRRRSCSNCGNSFCSRCCSYKVLKACMGVTAPDAQRETVFVCAVCNSTLSK comes from the exons ATGAAGCCTGGAGTAGGGGCATGTCAGGACCCCTGTCAGGGTGGTCCGGGGGTGGGTGACAGGGGGGATGACACCCTGGTGCCTCTGCCCCCTAAAGACACCCCCGGCTCCCCCACGGGGTCACCCTCAGAGTTGGGAAGCCCCGGCCCCCGCCAGGTCGCGACCTTTGACCTGCTCAAGATGGTAGTGTCTTACAAGAGGATGGCCCTGTTTCTGGAGCCGCTCACTGACACATTGGAACTGGCCCGCTACCTACTGGG GTGGAGGATGCCTCTGTGCTCACTACTGGTCTGTCTACTGCTCAACATCCTCTTCCTCACTCTGAGTGAAG TGGGgtggttctctgtgtgtgttctgggggTGTCTGCCCCGGCTGCCCTGGGTTACCTGCAGGACAGGTGTGGGGGCGGGGCGTCGGAGGCGGAGCAACAGAAGAGGCGGTGCCACGCGGTGCATCGTAAGGACCTGCAGAACGTTCAGCTCACCAGACAGGATGCCATGCTGGAAGTCAAGGACCT GTTAAAGCAGCTAGATGACCTGTTGTCtcatgcctgcctgtctgctgaGTCTGTCTACAATCTCCTGTACTGGGAGAGCCACTCTGAGTCCTCTAG gtTCTATGGTGGCCTGTTAGCTGTGTTGATGCTGCTGTATTCTGTTCCTGTGGGCTGGGTGCTGGCATGTCTCACTACTGCCCTCTTCCTGTGGAACAGAGACTTCTGCAGGG ttgtgttggaCCTAAGGGAGGTGGTCCATTCTGGCCAGAACCCATcctcagaaggagagatggaccACACAGAACCGAACCACGGCAGCCTGGACAGGACTCCCACTGCTACCAGCttggag gacCTGTCCCCGGGCAGcgtagaggaggctgaggaggcaGAGCCTGATGATGAGTTCAAAGATGCCATCGAG tTGACTCAGGAGCCCCTTATCTCCCTGCAG ACTCCCTTGGCTTTAGTG GAGGATGATGACGTTACTTCAGATTTGGACACCATCTCCATCACCTCAGACAACGGTCTGCTGAGCCGCAATGAGCCAATCCGCAGTAAGGTGTCCAAACTGACGGAGAAGCTACGAAAACGCTACCCCACCAACAACACAG GTAACTGTTCTAGCTGCAGTGCAGTCTTCTCAGTGGTGAAGAGAAGG cggagctgtagtaactgtggCAACAGCTTCTGCTCCAGATGCTGCTCATACAAGGTCCTCAAGGCCTGCATGGGTGTCACAG CTCCAGAtgcccagagagagacagtgtttgTTTGTGCTGTCTGCAACTCCACCCTCAGCAAGTGA
- the LOC106591760 gene encoding protrudin isoform X1 produces MKPGVGACQDPCQGGPGVGDRGDDTLVPLPPKDTPGSPTGSPSELGSPGPRQVATFDLLKMVVSYKRMALFLEPLTDTLELARYLLGWRMPLCSLLVCLLLNILFLTLSEVGWFSVCVLGVSAPAALGYLQDRCGGGASEAEQQKRRCHAVHRKDLQNVQLTRQDAMLEVKDLLKQLDDLLSHACLSAESVYNLLYWESHSESSRFYGGLLAVLMLLYSVPVGWVLACLTTALFLWNRDFCRVVLDLREVVHSGQNPSSEGEMDHTEPNHGSLDRTPTATSLEDLSPGSVEEAEEAEPDDEFKDAIELTQEPLISLQETPLALVEDDDVTSDLDTISITSDNGLLSRNEPIRSKVSKLTEKLRKRYPTNNTGNCSSCSAVFSVVKRRRSCSNCGNSFCSRCCSYKVLKACMGVTAPDAQRETVFVCAVCNSTLSK; encoded by the exons ATGAAGCCTGGAGTAGGGGCATGTCAGGACCCCTGTCAGGGTGGTCCGGGGGTGGGTGACAGGGGGGATGACACCCTGGTGCCTCTGCCCCCTAAAGACACCCCCGGCTCCCCCACGGGGTCACCCTCAGAGTTGGGAAGCCCCGGCCCCCGCCAGGTCGCGACCTTTGACCTGCTCAAGATGGTAGTGTCTTACAAGAGGATGGCCCTGTTTCTGGAGCCGCTCACTGACACATTGGAACTGGCCCGCTACCTACTGGG GTGGAGGATGCCTCTGTGCTCACTACTGGTCTGTCTACTGCTCAACATCCTCTTCCTCACTCTGAGTGAAG TGGGgtggttctctgtgtgtgttctgggggTGTCTGCCCCGGCTGCCCTGGGTTACCTGCAGGACAGGTGTGGGGGCGGGGCGTCGGAGGCGGAGCAACAGAAGAGGCGGTGCCACGCGGTGCATCGTAAGGACCTGCAGAACGTTCAGCTCACCAGACAGGATGCCATGCTGGAAGTCAAGGACCT GTTAAAGCAGCTAGATGACCTGTTGTCtcatgcctgcctgtctgctgaGTCTGTCTACAATCTCCTGTACTGGGAGAGCCACTCTGAGTCCTCTAG gtTCTATGGTGGCCTGTTAGCTGTGTTGATGCTGCTGTATTCTGTTCCTGTGGGCTGGGTGCTGGCATGTCTCACTACTGCCCTCTTCCTGTGGAACAGAGACTTCTGCAGGG ttgtgttggaCCTAAGGGAGGTGGTCCATTCTGGCCAGAACCCATcctcagaaggagagatggaccACACAGAACCGAACCACGGCAGCCTGGACAGGACTCCCACTGCTACCAGCttggag gacCTGTCCCCGGGCAGcgtagaggaggctgaggaggcaGAGCCTGATGATGAGTTCAAAGATGCCATCGAG tTGACTCAGGAGCCCCTTATCTCCCTGCAG GAGACTCCCTTGGCTTTAGTG GAGGATGATGACGTTACTTCAGATTTGGACACCATCTCCATCACCTCAGACAACGGTCTGCTGAGCCGCAATGAGCCAATCCGCAGTAAGGTGTCCAAACTGACGGAGAAGCTACGAAAACGCTACCCCACCAACAACACAG GTAACTGTTCTAGCTGCAGTGCAGTCTTCTCAGTGGTGAAGAGAAGG cggagctgtagtaactgtggCAACAGCTTCTGCTCCAGATGCTGCTCATACAAGGTCCTCAAGGCCTGCATGGGTGTCACAG CTCCAGAtgcccagagagagacagtgtttgTTTGTGCTGTCTGCAACTCCACCCTCAGCAAGTGA
- the LOC106591760 gene encoding protrudin isoform X5, which yields MPLCSLLVCLLLNILFLTLSEVGWFSVCVLGVSAPAALGYLQDRCGGGASEAEQQKRRCHAVHRKDLQNVQLTRQDAMLEVKDLLKQLDDLLSHACLSAESVYNLLYWESHSESSRFYGGLLAVLMLLYSVPVGWVLACLTTALFLWNRDFCRVVLDLREVVHSGQNPSSEGEMDHTEPNHGSLDRTPTATSLEDLSPGSVEEAEEAEPDDEFKDAIELTQEPLISLQETPLALVEDDDVTSDLDTISITSDNGLLSRNEPIRSKVSKLTEKLRKRYPTNNTGNCSSCSAVFSVVKRRRSCSNCGNSFCSRCCSYKVLKACMGVTAPDAQRETVFVCAVCNSTLSK from the exons ATGCCTCTGTGCTCACTACTGGTCTGTCTACTGCTCAACATCCTCTTCCTCACTCTGAGTGAAG TGGGgtggttctctgtgtgtgttctgggggTGTCTGCCCCGGCTGCCCTGGGTTACCTGCAGGACAGGTGTGGGGGCGGGGCGTCGGAGGCGGAGCAACAGAAGAGGCGGTGCCACGCGGTGCATCGTAAGGACCTGCAGAACGTTCAGCTCACCAGACAGGATGCCATGCTGGAAGTCAAGGACCT GTTAAAGCAGCTAGATGACCTGTTGTCtcatgcctgcctgtctgctgaGTCTGTCTACAATCTCCTGTACTGGGAGAGCCACTCTGAGTCCTCTAG gtTCTATGGTGGCCTGTTAGCTGTGTTGATGCTGCTGTATTCTGTTCCTGTGGGCTGGGTGCTGGCATGTCTCACTACTGCCCTCTTCCTGTGGAACAGAGACTTCTGCAGGG ttgtgttggaCCTAAGGGAGGTGGTCCATTCTGGCCAGAACCCATcctcagaaggagagatggaccACACAGAACCGAACCACGGCAGCCTGGACAGGACTCCCACTGCTACCAGCttggag gacCTGTCCCCGGGCAGcgtagaggaggctgaggaggcaGAGCCTGATGATGAGTTCAAAGATGCCATCGAG tTGACTCAGGAGCCCCTTATCTCCCTGCAG GAGACTCCCTTGGCTTTAGTG GAGGATGATGACGTTACTTCAGATTTGGACACCATCTCCATCACCTCAGACAACGGTCTGCTGAGCCGCAATGAGCCAATCCGCAGTAAGGTGTCCAAACTGACGGAGAAGCTACGAAAACGCTACCCCACCAACAACACAG GTAACTGTTCTAGCTGCAGTGCAGTCTTCTCAGTGGTGAAGAGAAGG cggagctgtagtaactgtggCAACAGCTTCTGCTCCAGATGCTGCTCATACAAGGTCCTCAAGGCCTGCATGGGTGTCACAG CTCCAGAtgcccagagagagacagtgtttgTTTGTGCTGTCTGCAACTCCACCCTCAGCAAGTGA